In Candidatus Latescibacter sp., the sequence GCCTCTGGACGACCGCTCGCTCATTCAGCCGGTGCGCGCCGCGAAGGGAAAAGGCATTCCCACTGTCATCATCGACTCCGGCCTTCAGGAGAACTACCATGCCTCATTTGTGGCCACCGACAATTACAGGGGCGGAACCCTTGCGGCGGACCGCCTGGGCGAGCTAATCAAGGGCAAGGGAAAGATAATCATGCTTCGCTACCAGGAGGGGAGCGCCTCGACCACCGAACGCGAGAAAGGATTCATGGACACGGTCAAATCCAAATTCCCGGGAATCGAGGTCCTCTCCGAGAACCAGTATGCCGGGGCGACCACGGAAACCGCCTATACCGCCAGCGAGAATCTATTGAACCGTTTCAAAACCCCGGACGCTATTTTCACCCCCAATGAATCGAGCACCTTCGGGTGCCTGCGCGCGCTCCAGGACCGCGGCCTTGCCGGGAAGATCACCTTTGTCGGATTCGATTCCTCGGTAAAACTGGTGGAGGCGCTTCAGAAAGGCGAAATTAAGGGGCTGGTGCTTCAGAATCCGTTCAAAATGGGCTATCTCGGGGTGAAAACCGCCGCCGCCATCCTCAAAGGGGAACCGTACGAGAAACGTATCGACACCGGGGTCACCATAGCCACTCCCCAGAACATGAACGACCCGGAAATTAAACAGCTTCTGTCGCCGGATTTGTCGGAGTATTTGAAGTGAAAGGAAAATACTGTCTGAACCACTGATTTATGTGATGCATATGATAAAAGATGATGAAAAAAAAATGCACTAGGTAAAGAGAAATGTCAGTCAGAACCTTGATTCACTTGATTAAACGATTAGCATAATTTTATTGGCTGATTAATCATGGTAATCCTTTAATCACATAAATCATGGTTCAGACTTTCTTGTCTTTTTTTTTATGAATTTATTCTGGATTCTGACTCCTGAATTCTGTCTTTTATTTCAGATTTTACTTAGGTCTTCTTTATGAACACACCTCAATCCCCGCTCCTCTCCATGCGGGGCATCTCCAAGTCGTTCGGGGGGGTTCACGCCCTCAGAGGAGTCGACCTGGATGTCGCCCGTGGGGAAGTACATGCGCTCATCGGGGAAAACGGCGCCGGGAAATCCACCCTCATGAAAATTCTCTCCGGGGCAATCCGCGCCGACAGCGGGGAGATGTTCCTGGACGGCAGGCCTTACGAACCCCATGATCCTCTTCAGGCGCGGCGGCTGGGCATCTCCATGGTCTATCAGGAGCTGAACCTGGCGCTGCACCTCACAGTGGAAGAAAATCTCATGCTGGGGATCGAGGACTCATCATACGGATTTATCCGCCGTGATACCTATGTCCCCCGCATTCGCCAGGCGATGGAGACCCTTCGCCATACCGATCTTCACCCGAAAGCAATTGTCCGCGACCTCTCGCCCGCGGCCCGTCAACTGGTGGAAATCGCCCGCGGCCTTATTACCGATACCATGGTATTCGTACTCGACGAACCCACATCTTCCCTTTCCCGTCTGGACACCGAGCATCTCTTTACCGTGATCCGGTCGCTCAAAGCAAAAGGGGTCAGTATCATCTACATCAGCCATTTTCTGGAAGAGGTAAAGCACGTGGCCGACCTTTTCACTGTGCTTCGCGACGGCGAGACTGCGGGAAAGGGCGATGCCGCCGCCGCTCCGATCGAGAAGATCATCGAGCTCATGGTGGGCAGGCCTTTGACCGAGATGTTTCCCCGAGTCCCACACAAGACCGGCGGGGAGCTTTTTTCTGTCCGGGGGCTTACGGGGACGAAACTGCCGGTTGATGTATCATTCACCGTCAGAGGCGGAGAGATATTCGGGATTGCCGGTCTTGTGGGAGCGGGAAGAACCGAAACGCTGCGGATTCTCTACGGCCTCGGGGACCGTGCAGCCGGAGAGGTAAAAATCGCCGCCTGGTCTGGCCATACCGGCAAAATCACCCCGCCTCACATGATACGGCAGGGTGTGGCCTTCCTCTCAGAGGACAGGAAAAACGAAGGCCTGGCTCTGAGACGGTCGGTCGCCGAGAATATTACCTTGTCCACCCTGGATCGCATGACACGATGGGGACTTGTGGGCGACAGCGCCATCGCCGAAGTGGCGAAGAAATGGGCCGGACGCCTTTCCATGAAGATCGGCGAGGTTACTGACAAGGTTACCAGCCTTTCGGGAGGAAATCAGCAGAAAGTGGCCATTGCCCGCCTGCTCGAGGAAAACGCCGACATTTTTCTTCTGGACGAGCCGACCCGCGGGGTGGATGTCGGCTCGAAGGTGGAGATTTTTCGCCTGATCGGCGAGCTGGCCGCCAAAGGAAATGCGGTGGTAATTGTGAGCTCTTATCTCCCTGAACTCCTCGGAATCTGCGATACCATCGCGGTGATGCACCGTGGGACGCTCGGACCGAAACGGCCGGTGACGGAGTGGAATGAATTTTCCATCATGAACGAAGCTACATCCGGAACAGTGTAAGTGGCAAAGTGACAGAGTGACAAAGTAAAAAGGGAACCACGAAACACACAAAAGGCACGAAAGAAAATTTTAAAAAAAAATGAATTACAAATTTCGTGTTTTTCGTGATTTTCGTGGTAAAATTTTTTTTAAACGCAGGATTGGAATGGATAAAATAGAATCAGAAAAACCCCGTTCTTTTTTCCAAAAGAACATGAATTTCCGGAGGCTGTTCTCATTCATCGGGCCTTTCCTCGGGCTGGGAATCATCATCGGCTTCTTCGGCATTCTCCAGCCGGACAAATTTCTTACCTTTTATAACTTCATGACTGTCGCCAATCAGACAGTGATCGTGGCGCTCGCCGCCATGGGCATGACCTTCATCATCATATCCGGGGGGATCGATCTCTCGGTGGGCTCTGTAATCGCGCTCAACACCGTGGTGACCGCCCTCCTTATCAACCACGGATTCAGCCCCCTGACGGCGCTGGTGATCGGGGTGCTGTCCTGTGTGTTCGCCGGGTCGCTTTCGGGACTTCTTATCGGCGGACTTGGCATCGTGCCTTTCATCGCCACCCTGGGAATGATGGGCATCGCACGCGGGGTGGCTAAATGGCTTGCCGGGGAGCAGAAAGTCGACGCTCCCATGACATGGCTCTGCGACCTCATGGGGAAATCCGACAGACTGAGCTGGCTCATCTTCTCTCCCGGAGTCTGGCTCATGCTCATTTCCGCGGTGGCAGTAGCCATCGTCCTCAAATACTCCCTCTTCGGCCGATATACCTTTGCCATCGGGTCCAGCGAATCCACCGCACGGCTCTGCGGAATACAGGTAGAGCGGGTGAAATTTTACATCTATACATTCGGAGGATTCATGACCGGACTCGCCGGGTTGATGCAGTTCTCACGGCTGACTGTAGGGGACCCGACGGTCGCGGCCGGAAAGGAGCTCGATGTCATCGCGGCGGTGGTGATAGGGGGCGGCTCGCTGAGCGGCGGCGAAGGCTCAATCCTCGGCACCATGATCGGAGCATTCATCATGGCCTTTCTCCGGAACGGCTGCAACATGACCGGCATCCCCAACTATGTCCAGGAGATCATCATCGGACTTATCATCGTCGGGGCGGTTGCCATTGACAACCTGCGCCACCGGAAAGTAAAGTAAAGAATGTCCAAAGCCCATTTATACATGGCGACATATTTTATTGCGTTTCTTTTCAAAATAGATGCCGAAACGAGTTCGGCATGACACGTGTCATCCTGAACTCGTTGCCGCTTCACGGGAACGATAAAACCGTTTCAGGATCTAAATACTCAAAACATGTGCATTTATTTATGTCGTCATGTACAGAATGAAGAGGCAACGCGGCAAATGAATGAAGAGTCTATTTCAACATAAGCATCTTGCCGGTTTTGGTGAAACGGTAATTTCATTCCATGACGGGAGAATACATGAAAAAAGCGCTGATAACCGGAATCACCGGCCAGGACGGCAGTTATCTGGCGGAGTACCTTCTCTCGAGGGGGTACGAAGTGCACGGCTTGGTGCGGAGAGCGGCCATCGAGGATCCCGCGCACCGGATGAGCCGTATTGTCCAGATCGTTGACCGGTTGAAACTGCATTCCGGGACGATCGACAACTATGCCAGCATCTACCGGGTGGTTGCCCTGGTAAGGCCGGACGAATTCTATCACCTTGCCGCCCAGAGTTTTGTCGCGGAGAGTTTTGAAGATTCCTTCTCCACACTGAATGTGAACATCTTCGGCACCCTGAACGCCCTTGCGGCTGTCCGTGAGCTGGCGCCGCTCTGCCGGTTCTACTTCGCGGGCTCATCCGAGATGTTCGGCAAAGTGCAGGAATCCCCGCAG encodes:
- a CDS encoding substrate-binding domain-containing protein — encoded protein: MRKLLLLTVLLAAFGILAFGCGKSGGKSKSSDKGKISIAVIPKGTTHEFWKSIHAGAIKASRELGVDITWKGPLKEDDREEQNQIVETFISSGVSAIVLAPLDDRSLIQPVRAAKGKGIPTVIIDSGLQENYHASFVATDNYRGGTLAADRLGELIKGKGKIIMLRYQEGSASTTEREKGFMDTVKSKFPGIEVLSENQYAGATTETAYTASENLLNRFKTPDAIFTPNESSTFGCLRALQDRGLAGKITFVGFDSSVKLVEALQKGEIKGLVLQNPFKMGYLGVKTAAAILKGEPYEKRIDTGVTIATPQNMNDPEIKQLLSPDLSEYLK
- a CDS encoding sugar ABC transporter ATP-binding protein, with amino-acid sequence MNTPQSPLLSMRGISKSFGGVHALRGVDLDVARGEVHALIGENGAGKSTLMKILSGAIRADSGEMFLDGRPYEPHDPLQARRLGISMVYQELNLALHLTVEENLMLGIEDSSYGFIRRDTYVPRIRQAMETLRHTDLHPKAIVRDLSPAARQLVEIARGLITDTMVFVLDEPTSSLSRLDTEHLFTVIRSLKAKGVSIIYISHFLEEVKHVADLFTVLRDGETAGKGDAAAAPIEKIIELMVGRPLTEMFPRVPHKTGGELFSVRGLTGTKLPVDVSFTVRGGEIFGIAGLVGAGRTETLRILYGLGDRAAGEVKIAAWSGHTGKITPPHMIRQGVAFLSEDRKNEGLALRRSVAENITLSTLDRMTRWGLVGDSAIAEVAKKWAGRLSMKIGEVTDKVTSLSGGNQQKVAIARLLEENADIFLLDEPTRGVDVGSKVEIFRLIGELAAKGNAVVIVSSYLPELLGICDTIAVMHRGTLGPKRPVTEWNEFSIMNEATSGTV
- a CDS encoding ABC transporter permease, with the protein product MDKIESEKPRSFFQKNMNFRRLFSFIGPFLGLGIIIGFFGILQPDKFLTFYNFMTVANQTVIVALAAMGMTFIIISGGIDLSVGSVIALNTVVTALLINHGFSPLTALVIGVLSCVFAGSLSGLLIGGLGIVPFIATLGMMGIARGVAKWLAGEQKVDAPMTWLCDLMGKSDRLSWLIFSPGVWLMLISAVAVAIVLKYSLFGRYTFAIGSSESTARLCGIQVERVKFYIYTFGGFMTGLAGLMQFSRLTVGDPTVAAGKELDVIAAVVIGGGSLSGGEGSILGTMIGAFIMAFLRNGCNMTGIPNYVQEIIIGLIIVGAVAIDNLRHRKVK